The Aedes aegypti strain LVP_AGWG chromosome 3, AaegL5.0 Primary Assembly, whole genome shotgun sequence genome contains a region encoding:
- the LOC5566170 gene encoding calmodulin, whose product MSAQTPPDKLSQDQIEELREAFSLFDTNGDGTITCSELGTVLRSLGKNVSDAEVEELLKEVNVDHEGMIHFPDFVAMMSIRLRDFNSEEELKEAFRIFDRNGDGLISADELRAALQSFGEQLAEEEIEELLREADVNCDGQIDYEEFVKMITLK is encoded by the coding sequence ATGTCCGCCCAAACCCCGCCAGACAAGCTTTCCCAGGATCAAATCGAAGAACTGCGGGAAGCTTTCTCCCTGTTCGACACCAACGGCGACGGAACCATAACCTGTTCAGAACTTGGCACAGTCCTTCGATCCCTTGGCAAAAATGTATCCGACGCGGAAGTGGAAGAACTGCTCAAAGAAGTCAACGTCGACCACGAAGGAATGATCCACTTTCCGGACTTCGTGGCAATGATGTCCATCCGATTGCGGGACTTCAATAGCGAGGAGGAACTCAAGGAAGCCTTCCGGATCTTCGACCGCAACGGAGATGGGCTGATTTCGGCGGACGAATTGCGAGCGGCTCTCCAATCTTTCGGGGAACAGCTGGCCGAGGAGGAAATCGAAGAACTGCTCCGGGAGGCGGATGTCAACTGCGACGGACAAATAGACTACGAGGAGTTTGTTAAAATGATCACGCTGAAATAA